In Mytilus trossulus isolate FHL-02 chromosome 10, PNRI_Mtr1.1.1.hap1, whole genome shotgun sequence, the DNA window acatacatgtaggttgtttctttgtttgatAAGGTACTGTAcaaattattacatatttgaaaataaataaacaacttgTTTCCTTTCTAAAGAGACTACTATTGATATGTTAGTGCGTCTTTCTATACTGGGATGTTGCATTATTGTTTCAGGTAAGGGTAAAGATTGGTACCTATTAAAACTTGTAAACCCGTTGACTTTGTTAGAACCTGTCcataagtcaggaacctgatgtgcagtagttgtcgtttgtttctgtgGTTCATCAGCTTTTTTcgattctcttttttttttatatagattagaccgttgatttttCCGttagaatggttttacactagtcatttttattaccctttatagcttgtggtttggtttgagccaaggctccgtgttgaccTATACTGGTTCACTTTTACAAGTTGtcacttggatggagagtttttcATTGACACCCATACCATGAATCTTCTCATATTTATAGACACCGAATAAACATTAAAAGACGCTTTGGTGATTGATGGAATGTGCGTTAAGCATTTCGCTGTCTTAAAATTTACTTTGTGTAATGAATTTGttattgttaaaatatcataaaaaatatggtgtgagccaaggtgtTGAAgacgtactttgacctatactggtttacttttacaaattgtgacttggatggagagttgttgcatcaacactcataccacattttcatatCTATAGCAACCgaataaacattaaaacaagcTTTGGTGATTAATGGAATGTGTGTGTAGAATAATAATGCTTGAAATCTCTGGTTCTAGCAGTATTTGTGTCGTGGCATTTCCCTGTGGCACTATAGAGCTTTcaaagttttcatttatttaaatgtatagttggtttttatttctatatttttatgttgCAACCAAAAGAATTCATTATTCTGCTGCTCTACGATGGCAGCATTAACAAGCTTTGAGATGATTGGCTCTCTCACCAAGAGAGAACATTAGGCTTTGAGATGATTGGCTCTCTTACCTAGAGAGCACCTATCACACACCTTGATTCACGACCGTTTTTGTCGTGTAGAGGGTGCAAGACCTCGCGAGTTTGGGGTCAATTGAGAGGAGGAAatgaattattcgggttatcTTTGGTGCAGGACTGTGTCACAAAAACgtcttatttatttaacaataatgaACATCATAATTAAAGGTTGCAACATAGGATTTATACTCTCAACTATGCTGTTTACTAGTTTTGTCTAGTTCTATTCAATTTCTAAATACTAGCaatacaaaatgatgaaatatttgcctcTTCAAAAGCatatttagtataaaaataaaatgcaatcatTTTTTGTCGGTTGGATTGAAGGTGGTACTTAACACTACAGGgaaataactctgtaaaatcagctaaacgttttaatcacgatgtattttttaaggaaatattaagcttctcaatgatcaaaattagtgtttgtcaaactgctatctATCCGACCATTTTTTTTCCGAAAACTGATTGGTTCaagttttctgtttgtttttttaatttttttcaaagggtcaaagtaaatattttgtcaaaattttatgaaaattaaacgagccaaattaattttagtcaataTGTTGGTTACCACCTTAATATAGTAATAAACTATTTGACGTTTTGAAACCAAAAATACTTAGAAAATCAAATCATCCATaagaataaaaatgtacatcgatttccattctcaattttatctactTGAAATACTATTgatcaatttaaatgtacaacATAAGTATGCCTACCAATCTGTCACAGTTGTACTTTTCTTGTGGCATGGGCAGATTTGTCATCACTATGCATATGGCACGTATGAAGTACACTGTTCCGCTAATGAATAAACCTCTTCTTAATGCTATGAAtctgaaatacattttaatagatTCAAATTTGATGTGTCAAGGTACAGTTTGCTTCATTACTTAATTTCATACTTAGCACAGCTATTTTTCAGAATTAGGACAGTTAAAGTTATCCTTTTATATTATCATAATCTTCAGACATTAATTCGCCGATCTTTTTCAGTATGCAGTGACCTTAACTACGACACCTCTCGTTATAACTTCTGTCATCGCACAGCGCGAGTGCGAGGGGGAAACCGCGACAAATGTGCTCCAGAAGAAAAATTGCAATAACTTATTCTAAAGAACAcagttttatttacaaatgggaacacatagaaaaatataaaaaaacaaaatgtcctgGCACTTTCAATTCACTTATTTGGGATTTTTCTGCTTGCTAtgtgtttattgtttacaaTGTCACGATCCGGTTAACTTCGGCAACCAATACAAAAGTAAATTAGCTTGCAATCAATAATAAttgaatgaaatatatttgtcgATTATACGTTATTGATAtgttaataaatatacaaaacgTGCATACAAGACATAGTTTAGTATATATGCTTGCATTGGTGCAATAATTACgataacattaaaattttaagaaactcATTGCACGACTTTCAGTTTCAGAGTAGCCAGGTAAGTTTCAGATTTAGCATAGTTAATCTGCAGACTAAGcacagttaatataaaaaaaaatgtaaataattgcCATTCAGACAGCTCAAAATAGaccacatgacacagaaattgacaactttaggtcactgtacagcttACAACATAGTGAGCTAGAAACAGCCCCCGAAAACtaagaaaactaatggcctaattaAGTATATTAAAGCagatctacattttaaaaagataatgaGACTTACCTATTCTTATGGAGTATCATCAGTATAATTCCAATAAGAAATAAGGAATAAATAATTCCTTCTGTAACTCGATATGCCCATGGTATGTATGGAACATTGTCTAATAACAAGTCTGGAAGAggtctaaatttttttttatcaggcaAACGCGATTGAGCTACTACGATACAAAATGTCGAAAAGAAATGGACGAAAAGTACATAAATAGCTGCAAGGCCGAATTTCCACATTTCTTGGTCCAGTTTTCCGTTGTTTTTTCTTCCTTTAATACCAGGCACAATTTCGATAAACTGCACTGAATGCCCGTTTGTGTGGCCATTTTTGTAGCCGTTTGTATATCCATTTGCATGGCCATTTTTGCCAGAAACTATAGCACTTTCACTTTCAACTAGTTCGTTCTTACTGCCATTCTGATTGTGACCGTTTGTTCCATTCTGAGGCTTTAAAGACTGCATCACTAACATAACTTGTTTCGGATTATTTAAGTCCGTGACCGGAAGTGCTGGTTGGCCATTTTCGTCAGTTAAAGATAGAAACACTCTTCCATCCATCAAGTGTTGTTCACAGTAAACCTTTGTACTCTGATGTATTTCTTTGTTTCCATTCTTGTCGTGTTGTGGAAGAAGAGCTTCATTATTTTCAGTTTCATCATCGTCTAagccaaatatatattttatcaggtgttctgaaaattaacaaaacatattttccaTATTGAAAAGGTCATAGTCATGaagtgtaaaaacaaatattaatataatactTTAAGTGTCTAACCAAAGACACCGTTCATAAACTTCATATGTTCACCgggttatatttttaaacaactgTAAAAGGGAgaagaaataaatattacaagttaacttatatgaataaattgcattttataactgtttatttttttacatagagGTTTTACCATAAATATTttcgatataaacataaaacttttttttctggcaaGAGCAGGAGGAgaaacaatatatcaaaaatgtCGAGATGCTGATCTTTAGTTGAGATTGGTTGCGCATGTGGTCAGTATGTTtattcataaaagaaaatatgtcaACATATAAGCCCGACGAAAGGTAAGCGAAACAAGGGAGAGATTAGAAAACAACCTTTTCATTGACTGTCCACATCCCCTGCTCTAATACatgcaaaacagaaaaaaaatcaattttaaatatgtttgtggctttatatatatttatatgcttATATCTGGTTATATAGCTGTCAACAGACTTCTAGAATGataattacatataaaaaagaagatgtggtatgattgccaatgagacaaatatccacaagagaccaaaatgacacagacattaacaactatagatcacggtacggccttcaacaatgagcaaagcccttaccgcatagtcagctataaaaaggccccgataagacaatgtaaaacaattcaaacgagaaaactagcggccttatttatataaaaaagtggtttttttttcctttaatatGCACGAAATCCTGTCACTCATAGCAATTCCATGTTGTTTTGTTCAGGACTTTTTTGTAAATCGGATAAATTTTTTAGTATGTTTTGTCATATACGAGAATTTGGGTCTAATTCGGTTAATACGAATTTGGGTCAAATTCGGTTAAAACGAATTTG includes these proteins:
- the LOC134687638 gene encoding sphingomyelin synthase-related protein 1-like, with translation MKKFRIRNPFSNLELSDFNNGIQHLIKYIFGLDDDETENNEALLPQHDKNGNKEIHQSTKVYCEQHLMDGRVFLSLTDENGQPALPVTDLNNPKQVMLVMQSLKPQNGTNGHNQNGSKNELVESESAIVSGKNGHANGYTNGYKNGHTNGHSVQFIEIVPGIKGRKNNGKLDQEMWKFGLAAIYVLFVHFFSTFCIVVAQSRLPDKKKFRPLPDLLLDNVPYIPWAYRVTEGIIYSLFLIGIILMILHKNRFIALRRGLFISGTVYFIRAICIVMTNLPMPQEKYNCDRLEFTNNWAKLRRALIIYLGMGMKVTGMKTCGDYMFSGHTLIITLLILYINQYTPQRWYFFHIFIWILGLTGISFIFLSHGHYSIDVIVAFFIASKMFVAHHVIGDNMSLIKRRHGLLRKWFPIVNISEHNSQGIIPNEYEWPFPSLTRIKRIFRGKSLTEYIVEI